In one window of Arachis ipaensis cultivar K30076 chromosome B06, Araip1.1, whole genome shotgun sequence DNA:
- the LOC107648841 gene encoding uncharacterized protein LOC107648841: METDKRSSSSSAWEEHCADHLVKTEIEAAETLADLAHLAMRETTGSRFPDAPHFMRHSHLDLSRSAPPSGGEAIARQQLDERSVACNSEQREGRQDDCARHMKMEQDADSLKTTSYSAVRCSKSRRNLTEEEKEARRIRRILANRESARQTIRRRQALCEDLTRKASNLVLENENLKKEKEMALKEYQSLETTNKHLKAQIAKTINSEVDKAPVEQESSMAEVTNLSGNAPWFVCNHFPVTQLFWPPIIQSSNPVQVQHQPFSSIPVPPTVSLPCSSETGSFHKQNSLANDNRTQNPLYMVPCPWLFPLPDFGNGQPAPPSIGLIDKRDELSLGKQCSSSLSLNTAATVDYQPDLPMKAKTVASGWTEARSTHDAGHTTIMFPLNGAEQKTGSHIIGNFHGPSLDHNGHVSAVKQEQEQEHDLELQLHSVPKLSLSSTTSHTATSPQEKQQTKVLCSGKNVVDAVAAAEARKRRKELTRFKSIHNRQSGMHC; the protein is encoded by the exons ATGGAAACAGATAAGCGGTCGTCTTCTTCGTCTGCGTGGGAGGAGCACTGTGCGGATCACCTCGTTAAGACGGAAATTGAAGCGGCAGAGACTCTCGCCGACTTGGCGCACCTCGCCATGCGCGAGACCACCGGCTCTCGTTTCCCTGACGCACCACACTTCATGCGCCACTCGCACTTGGATCTCTCCCGCTCTGCCCCTCCCTCCGGG GGAGAAGCTATTGCACGCCAGCAGCTAGATGAACGATCAGTTGCTTGTAATTCTGAACAAAGAGAAGGGAGGCAGGATGACTGTGCAAGACATATGAAGATGGAGCAGGATGCTGATTCACTGAAGACTACTAGTTACTCTGCGGTTCGCTGCAGCAAGTCAAGGCGTAATTTAACTGAG gaagaaaaagaagcacgGAGGATTCGCAGAATATTGGCAAATAGAGAGTCAGCTAGGCAGACAATCCGTCGTAGACAG GCTCTGTGCGAAGATTTAACCAGAAAAGCTTCCAATTTAGTGTTGGAGAACGAAAACCTGAAGAAG GAGAAGGAAATGGCTTTGAAAGAGTATCAGTCTTTGGAGACTACAAATAAGCATTTAAAGGCACAA ATAGCCAAGACAATAAACAGTGAGGTAGACAAAGCTCCTGTTGAACAGGAATCATCTATGGCCGAGGTAACAAATTTATCTGGTAATGCCCCATGGTTCGTTTGTAACCATTTTCCAGTTACACAATTATTTTGGCCTCCCATCATTCAGTCTTCTAATCCAGTTCAAGTACAACATCAACCATTTAGTTCCATTCCCGTTCCGCCTACTGTTTCTCTGCCGTGCTCTTCTGAGACCGGCTCATTTCACAAGCAAAATAGCCTTGCAAATGACAATAGGACACAAAATCCATTATACATGGTACCATGTCCCTGGTTATTCCCTCTTCCAGATTTTGGAAATGGACAACCAGCCCCACCTTCCATTGGCCTAATTGATAAACGAGATGAACTTTCTCTAGGTAAACAGTGTAGTTCTTCTTTGTCTTTGAATACAGCGGCAACTGTGGATTATCAACCAGATCTACCAATGAAAGCTAAAACTGTAGCTTCTGGGTGGACAGAGGCCAGATCAACTCATGATGCTGGCCACACAACTATAATGTTTCCATTGAATGGAGCTGAGCAGAAAACTGGAAGTCACATTATAGGGAACTTCCATGGACCTTCACTTGATCATAATGGGCATGTATCTGCTGTCAAGCAAGAGCAAGAACAAGAACACGACCTCGAGCTTCAACTACATTCTGTTCCTAAGTTATCTCTGTCTTCAACAACATCTCACACTGCAACTTCTCCGCAGGAAAAGCAACAAACAAAAGTCTTATGCTCAGGTAAAAATGTAGTGGATGCTGTTGCTGCGGCAGAGGCaagaaagaggagaaaagaaCTAACTAGGTTTAAGAGCATCCATAACCGACAGTCCGGAATGCATTGTTGA